From Sulfuracidifex tepidarius, one genomic window encodes:
- a CDS encoding DUF929 domain-containing protein produces the protein MNKLVIIGVLILLIAAASLIIVMPHYHGGSTSSSSKPDQSSTVSNGTSQYNVTSIPMYQFVKVSNQDYAPAGKVEVIEQSWVGCPVGATASWAIYGALAHFGKFTYYNHTSDPFDKVASNIPGLIFLNFTPNSTILFKVVYVYNEYLNASATLSNGTYVSGVPILTSQLVYKGEAILNDSLSSDIASLFIKYETEVPVKGYHNASAYIVKPPHLNFGLIVTGPNGTWVMTTPMINPTYLQGMSVQGVWEQLNNGGGNLTEIVNAANYLERVISMASSSSAPEVSCF, from the coding sequence ATGAATAAACTCGTAATTATCGGAGTGCTGATCCTGTTGATAGCTGCGGCTTCTCTGATAATTGTAATGCCGCATTATCATGGAGGTTCAACTTCATCTTCCTCTAAACCTGACCAGAGCTCGACAGTGTCAAACGGCACGTCCCAATATAACGTGACTTCTATCCCCATGTACCAGTTCGTTAAGGTAAGCAATCAGGACTACGCTCCAGCGGGAAAGGTTGAAGTAATAGAACAATCCTGGGTAGGATGTCCCGTCGGAGCTACTGCATCGTGGGCCATATACGGTGCTCTCGCACATTTCGGTAAGTTCACTTACTACAACCACACCTCAGACCCGTTCGACAAGGTAGCCTCTAACATACCTGGCTTAATATTCCTTAATTTCACGCCTAATTCCACCATTCTCTTCAAGGTAGTGTATGTATACAATGAATACCTCAACGCAAGCGCGACTCTGAGTAACGGTACTTACGTCTCAGGCGTTCCCATACTGACGAGTCAACTCGTGTACAAAGGAGAGGCTATACTAAACGATAGCCTCTCCTCTGACATAGCTTCCCTGTTTATCAAATATGAAACCGAAGTACCGGTGAAAGGTTACCATAACGCCTCTGCATACATAGTCAAACCTCCCCACCTCAACTTCGGGTTGATAGTTACCGGTCCGAACGGTACTTGGGTAATGACTACTCCAATGATCAATCCAACCTACCTTCAAGGGATGTCAGTGCAAGGAGTGTGGGAACAACTAAACAACGGAGGAGGGAACTTAACTGAGATAGTCAACGCAGCCAACTACCTTGAAAGGGTCATCTCAATGGCTTCCTCTTCCTCAGCTCCAGAAGTGAGCTGCTTCTAA